Below is a window of Penaeus vannamei isolate JL-2024 chromosome 34, ASM4276789v1, whole genome shotgun sequence DNA.
ccccctttcctttgtcttttcttcattcccttctggcCACTTCccaaggtgtgagagctgtgctaaaaggatgaaaggctagTTTTAtgtcagtcctgaatggccttcgtaCTCCATTTATTCTACCCTCTTTACCCTTTGCACTACCATACGAACTGACAGTGCAGTACAGCCTCTGATATCTTAAGATATTTTGTcctaatcattcattcattttaccCTTTTTGCTGTAATAGTTTAgcatagtatatagtatatataattgtattagtatatatatattaaatgcattatatatatttatttatatatatattctatatgtattatatatacatatatatatcaccatgatTAGGGAACTGACGCCAATAGGGGCTTATAGCCACATCAACCCTTTGTTTCCACTTATGAGGGACCCTCATGGTGAGCTGCCAGGCTGCTGCCCCTCACAGTAGGTCTGATCAGTCTGTCCAAACCACGACTTCCTAAGTCGTCCCAAAAGCCTCCTGGATCATCGTGTGAGTAACAAGCCAGGTgtctgtatagcctgagttggtggtcctggattatgcaagtaacaggtcttgtaccagtctcatggtgcaaccgctAGTTGGGCACGTGGTCCTGTAACAacaggcatcaagacgagattccaGGGCACAAGGTAGAGTCCAGGTTGCACTACCATATAGTATAACTGGCAGTATTAGGGCCTTGAaggcacaggtaccagcatctccaaatacacttgtcgTGAGAGTTTGtgatccctgctgccaggcctCTCTGTCTACTGATTTCCTGGTCTAGCAGCCCAGAGTTACGAACCACACTagcaaggtatgtaaaactccaattgaacaggttctagcaggtctccaaaatcctggatctcaGTTTTGAGACTTTCATTgttaaatgcatctagagccaccactagggtttccagagACTCAAATGGAATAGCAATATCATCGGCAAAGTctaggtcagtaaccttgatattgcccagagttgctccacaatgactttgtacagtagctctgcccagtatccagtccatgcaagtatcaAAACGTTTGTGCAAGAACAGTCTTCACTCCTAAACTAAGAGAGATGGCCGATAGGCCCCCACCActttttacagcactttcagttctagtatacaggcttgctattaatccaataatccatgTTGGAACTcggtctcaggatctcccagagattcataatgcaccatatcgaacggcCTCTTGAGATCGATGGGCctaagctgcaagcagcccatgcctgaACTCACGATGGCGCTTTACAATGATGCATAGTGCcaagatacggtctattgtggacttgccaagAGTAAATCCCGCTTGCTCCGGTATCTGATGCCTCAGCTGCAGTGGTCTCATATGTCTCaggatgtgagcgagaacctCACTTGGTATAGTGTAGCGCCACGGTGATTGCTGTAGTCCCAGtaatcccttttccccttccagagagggatgaccatgccCCTCAATAGGTCGGGGAATGATACTTGTATGCCAAACAGCAGCTACGACAACATGCAAACATTGcgccatagattcaccaccagcctttaacaggtCCGCTGGAATGCTGTAGATACCCACTGCCTTACCACACTCGGCACTTCTATATACCCTGCAGTGCTgacgaggatgtggtcgatctccttgaccACATTACCCGGATCTTACCAATCTAACGATGCGGGTTAGAGCGCTGGTATCTGGGACTTTGCAAAGTTCCAGAAAAGGGAGGCTATTCTTGCTGCTGGCATCACCAACCCATGAGGATTGACAGACATATTGTTAGTTTCCAAACCTCAGTATGagcgtaaataataataataggcatGGCACTAAATGCAAGCTTTAGTCTGAATACCACCGATCAGAATAGCCCCTACTACAGAGGAttgaagtctgctggagatggctatggccaTAATAGGTATAGCCACCCACGCtgatcatgctgctgccaggacttctccgagagagcagctacctcaactctcagccactCTCAGCAGTCACCCCTGGTAGACGCAACTTCTGCCACCCCCGACGACGTTGCCACATATAGAGATGGCTGGTTGGATGCTGGTCCCATAATCCACCTGTGGGGGTCCCCATGGGCTTTGCCCCTCAAGCCTCAATGGCCAGGTTGTTGGCCACTGGGCACGGACGAGAAAGATAACACCAGCCCCCTCAGTGTTAATATCccgcacaaacccacacacacacacacacacacacacacacacacacacacacacacacacacacacacacacacacacacacacacacacacacgcatgcgcacgcacggacgcgcgcacacacaaacacacacacacacacacacacatacacacacacacacatacacacacacacacacacacacacacacacacacacacacacacacacacacactcacacacacactcacacacacacacacacacacacacacacacacacacacacacacacacacacacacacacacacacacacacacacacatatatatatattcatatatattcatatatattcatctatattcatatatattcatacatatttatacatattcatatatatatatatatatatatatatatatatatatatatatatatatatacatacatatattcatagatatatatataaatacatatatatatatatatatatatatatatatatatatatatacatatatatatatatatatgtatatgtatatatatacatatatatatatagatatagatatatatatgcatatatatatatatatatatatatatatgtatttatatatatatatttatatatatatatatatatatatatatatatatatataaatatacatatgtgtgtatatatatatatatatatatttatatatttatatatatatatatatatatatatatatatatatatttatatatatatatatatatatatatatatatatatatatatatatatatatatatatattcatatatatatatatatatatatatatatatatatatatatatattcatatatatgtatatatatatatatgtatatatatatatatttatatatatatatacatatatacatatatatatatatatatatatatatatatatatatatatatacacacacacacacatatatatatgtctatatatatatatatatatatatatatatatatatatatatatatatatatatatatatatatatatgaatatatatagatatctatatatatgaatatatatatatatacagatatatagatatatatattcatatatatagatatatatattcctatatatagatatatatatatatattcctatatatagatagatatatatatatatatatatatatatatatatgaatatatatatatatatatatatatatatatatatatatgaatatatatatatatatatatatatatatatatatatatatatatatatgaatatatatatatatatatatatatatatatatatatatatatatatatatatatatatatatatatatatatatatatatatatatatacatattcatgcatatatattcatacatatattttatataatatatacatatacatatatatatatatatatatatatatatatatatatatatatatatatatatatatatatatatatatatatatatatatatatacatattcatgcatatatattcatacatatattttatataatatatacatatatatatatatatatatatatatatatatatatatatatatatatatatatatatacatatatgatatatataatatatacatttatatatatatataatatataatatatatttacatatatatatatataaaatacataatatatacatttatatatatatatatatatatatatatatatatatacatatatataatatatataatatatatataatatatataaaaataaaatatatatatatatataatatatatatatatatatatatatatatatatatatatatatatacacatatatataatatatataatatatatataatatatataaaaaaaataaatatatatataatatattatatatatataaatatatatatataaatatataatatattatataatatataatatattatataatatataatatattatataatatataatatattatataatatataatatattatataatatattatataatatataatatattatataatatattatataatatataatatattatataatacataatatattatataatatatatgtatgaatatatatatatatatatatatatatatatatatatatatatattatataatatatatgtat
It encodes the following:
- the LOC138859230 gene encoding uncharacterized protein, which produces MGDRPHPRQHCRVYRSAECGKAVGIYSIPADLLKAGGESMAQCLHVVVAAVWHTSIIPRPIEGHGHPSLEGEKGLLGLQQSPWRYTIPSEVLAHILRHMRPLQLRHQIPEQAGFTLGKSTIDRILALCIIVKRHREFRHGLLAA